In Toxoplasma gondii ME49 chromosome X, whole genome shotgun sequence, a single genomic region encodes these proteins:
- a CDS encoding hypothetical protein (encoded by transcript TGME49_228380): MAPGNNEGVPPETVPCAPAPRRERCRSLAELETPEPLCFDYLLSFLDLRDFLTLSLVSHSLRDILLSDLTRAARCVSGLALHCLCDSPVYPPLCLAHRRSAIDTELPLSSEDKRGESCPVDASAPPRGCLLEQFLTDEGVSGTNPGNEACVPRSSPAECTRTDKKTGILLETDSVLSGDFRQSAPQATLQHSEDIPDTADLRFRPVFDASEVCEHLLAAPCKGVNVTEVLSGNVFPTDTRRRPPGGFSLPQEVTRRACAVPLWKALVLVAKGLSVLRVGAAAFGAVPLAMWAHLLKGNAATLREISLSSTLRWESRRQQQHRQRELLDLLCCLDTPSSDVEEALVFAASQLLPKSVSPPSCPVSQPLFPQTTREPRCDSARLRADPEPARRMSQSAAFQACRNLSRPGEDIPLPALKCLAIAWGPCSGLLQLFRRYTCRQCEELQLVVADMPTAACWNEDVENVLDRVGSGGKLRRFRFAVAPKGFVQERSLISWLLSSARDSESHPSTLDRPPKVLSNASWLAALEELSIDTDDPWLLPKAAQLIAAVTRPATQPAAATSTRSPRTGPSARSRGRDAAASRDHGSFQPWGSAGLQVGPAARRDLRSVSEISSDSSGESASVDGERGSPVLAGNPGASKDRHKRQSCGTPEDRRQERGKNEGEGAEASFDGASSTTGLRGFSRTELRPESTERWMFAHMVDGREGCSSSVGDPADLQALDHVQCDTGRSCAFPLPESEDHLSLTCSGGTDGDLHTEISGPSARRFPSLRFCSFRCGSAPASGAGCFSWGSAESLLTAAPPGCALRFHGDILFTTCGYGERRVFSSSVQAASGSAFSDSQFSAAAPSPTEHGRRGSFSRGKTEPVARVTEHAQRRSIRSHGDEAASPAPTATVRQCCVPSRLTAQRRLRQVSRGCTVADLQPQVCVKGAAFVLREIHDVNDPLDSPVSPSFQAPLRLCCRCRRHPTRHGCGLQGRERELHTSPTCCGRRDRKRISPRQYNVRSEASRSECRDTRFRAHLELPLLRKTSRSGGSEVAAKGSSCLRGASRRFGREPEHGKRTLSVERRCPRGQHSSLSAGCETCVSDAREGSRPSHLFPAVQVQLPNPAASDPSPAGSPSETSPSESMEFESDCAGVRGPPPPRTSTQAFAAQSAARPSPEVSGFEAKPCQKRPREHRLPEWRHWCAEYLSGILDNLPGYCLFLPPVKIFPNGAAHGCGGVDGAPRSENGFRLGSHAGVRVGSRRQEDDSLADRYPSSAERRTAERTNAGSQCCCVFTEGGLREDRGVEERKCVFTLHRRTSRGERQREGTRHLAEKKAHRRGLETWPDNTDDNGQLRPGQPREPCYASISEVGDREPDSVALLAALCLDAVLRQRFRGIALECIFTTTQPPASTSDASESRVSNISSVDISEECWPPVEMLVEHLPDSLRPPLEILRLFVDATATEDAILANPGCFCIGDPLREVFSSPPRGNEHRVSRDICGCQPEKADGSAETVSAKQSQTNAAGDKHDHAKTVARNHCDARQTCDSDGKRGETGGHEEESASGKALHEKGKEERSQLIKTHAFHTQSGFEQATKQCEPSSGTALFEVSHKGGVTPLLSDTAKYRDSLLAQAGCVASDGSKLFHRADEGGKVPGSLVSLLSALQRVYRGMDRIEVRVLRGDPGTKIAGKEATKEATEESDCLSCLLSNSARLRALHEVLMSFDFFPVCVWQGHYVFETFVAYERAV; the protein is encoded by the coding sequence ATGGCGCCTGGCAACAATGAGGGAGTTCCCCCTGAAACCGTCCCCTGTGCTCCGGCGCCTCGCCGTGAGCGCTGTCGCTCCTTGGCTGAACTGGAGACGCCCGAGCCTCTGTGTTTCGACtaccttctttccttcctcgaccTCCGGGATTTCTTAACTCTTTCTTTGGTGTCTCATTCTCTCCGGGACATTCTCTTGAGCGATCTTACGAGGGCGGCACGGTGCGTTTCAGGCCTCGCGCTCCACTGTCTGTGCGACTCTCCAGTTTACCCCCCCCTCTGCCTCGCGCATCGTAGGTCAGCCATCGATACTGaacttcctctttcttccgaAGACAAAAGAGGCGAATCCTGCCCCGTCGACGCGTCGGCCCCGCCGCGTGGGTGTCTTTTAGAACAGTTTCTGACCGATGAAGGCGTATCTGGCACCAATCCTGGAAATGAAGCTTGTGTACCCCGCTCCTCCCCTGCCGAGTGTACTCGTACGGACAAGAAAACGGGGATTCTGTTGGAAACGGATTCGGTACTGTCAGGGGATTTCCGACAGTCGGCTCCGCAGGCGACACTCCAGCACAGTGAAGACATTCCTGACACGGCCGACCTCAGGTTTCGTCCAGTATTTGACGCCAGTGAAGTGTGCGAGCACTTGCTTGCGGCACCGTGCAAGGGGGTGAATGTGACTGAGGTTCTTTCCGGAAATGTCTTCCCAACGGACACGAGGCGCAGACCCCCAGGCGGCTTCAGCCTTCCTCAGGAAGTAACTCGCCGCGCATGTGCAGTCCCCCTGTGGAAGGCGCTGGTGCTCGTAGCCAAGGGCCTGTCTGTCTTGCGTGTGGGAGCTGCGGCGTTCGGCGCGGTACCTCTGGCTATGTGGGCGCATTTGCTGAAAGGAAACGCAGCCACCCTCCGAGaaatctctctctcgagcacGCTTCGGTGGGAGTCCCGCCGGCAACAGCAGCACCGACAGCGGGAGTTGCTTGACCTCCTGTGCTGTCTGGACACCCCGTCGAGCGACGTGGAGGAGGCActcgtcttcgccgcgtCCCAGCTGCTCCCCAAATCCGTCTCTCCCCCGAGTTGTCCGGTTTCGCAGCCTCTGTTCCCCCAAACCACCCGCGAGCCTCGATGTGACTCGGCTCGGCTACGGGCGGATCCGGAGCCGGCGCGGCGCATGTCGCAGTCGGCAGCTTTCCAAGCGTGTCGCAACCTGTCTAGGCCTGGCGAAGACATTCCTCTGCCGGCGCTCAAGTGCCTCGCGATCGCCTGGGGCCCCTGCAGCGGCTTGCTCCAACTCTTCAGGCGGTACACTTGCCGCCAGTGTGAAGAGCTGCAGCTGGTGGTAGCAGACATGCCTACAGCAGCGTGCTGGAACGAAGACGTAGAGAATGTTTTGGACCGAGTCGGAAGCGGGGGAAAACTTCGGCGGTTTCGCTTTGCCGTCGCACCCAAAGGGTTCGTCCAGGAGCGCAGTCTCATCAGCTGGCTGCTGTCGTCTGCACGAGACTCGGAATCGCACCCCAGCACGCTGGATCGTCCGCCAAAGGTCCTCTCCAACGCCTCCTGGCTAGCTGCCCTCGAAGAGCTCTCCATCGACACAGACGACCCGTGGCTCCTGCCGAAAGCGGCTCAGCTCATCGCCGCCGTCACACGACCCGCCACGCAGCCTGCTGCCGCAACGAGCACTCGGTCCCCTAGGACGGGACCCTCTGCTCGTTCTCGCGGCAGGGACGCCGCGGCATCTCGCGACCATGGGAGTTTCCAGCCGTGGGGAAGCGCAGGGCTTCAGGTCGGGCCAGCTGCTCGGCGAGACCTGAGAAGTGTCTCGGAGATCTCCAGCGACTCGAGCGGCGAGTCGGCGAGCGTAGACGGCGAGCGAGGCTCTCCCGTACTTGCCGGGAATCCTGGAGCCTCCAAGGACCGGCACAAGCGCCAGAGTTGCGGCACCCCTGAGGACAGGCGCCAGGAGAGGGGCAAGAACGAGGGCGAGGGGGCGGAAGCGAGTTTTGATGGCGCGTCTAGCACGACCGGCCTGCGAGGCTTTTCTAGAACCGAGCTTAGGCCAGAAAGTACCGAACGTTGGATGTTTGCACACATGGTCGATGGAAGAGAAGGATGTTCAAGCAGTGTGGGAGACCCGGCAGACCTCCAGGCCTTGGACCATGTGCAGTGTGACACAGGGCGCAGTTGTGCCTTCCCGCTTccggagagcgaagaccACCTTTCACTGACATGTAGTGGAGGGACCGACGGGGATCTGCACACTGAAATATCTGGACCGTCTGCTCGGCGGTTCCCTTCGCTGCGGTTTTGTAGCTTCCGCTGCGGGTCTGCGCCTGCTTCGGGTGCTGGCTGTTTCTCTTGGGGATCAGCTGAGTCTCTCTTGACCGCCGCCCCCCCAGGCTGTGCTCTTCGATTCCATGGGGACATTCTTTTCACCACTTGTGGGTATGGGGAgcgtcgcgttttttcctcttcggtCCAGGCTGCGTCTGGCTCTGCCTTCTCGGACTCTCAGTTCAGTGCTGCAGCACCATCTCCCACAGAGCACGGGCGAAGAGGCAGTTTTTCTCGAGGGAAAACAGAACCCGTTGCTCGAGTCACAGAACACGCTCAACGGCGTTCCATCCGTTCACATGGGGACGAGGCGGCATCACCGGCGCCGACGGCCACTGTGCGTCAGTGTTGCGTACCATCGCGCCTCACGGCGCAACGAAGGTTGCGCCAGGTGTCCAGGGGCTGCACTGTGGCGGATCTGCAGCCTCAGGTCTGTGTGAAAGGCGCTGCTTTCGTGCTGCGGGAGATTCACGACGTGAACGATCCGCTTGATTCCCCTGTTTCTCCGTCGTTCCAGGCGCCGCTGAGACTCTGCTGTAGGTGCCGGAGACATCCTACTCGTCATGGGTGTGGGCTCCAAGGGCGAGAAAGGGAACTCCACACGAGTCCGACATGCTGTGGGCGTCGCGACCGTAAACGAATTAGCCCACGACAGTATAACGTACGATCGGAGGCTTCGAGAAGTGagtgtcgagacacccgaTTTCGAGCGCATTTGGAacttccgcttcttcgcaaGACGAGCAGAAGCGGGGGCAGCGAGGTGGCGGCGAAGGGTAGCAGCTGTCTGCGGGGTGCTTCTCGGAGATTCGGACGCGAGCCAGAACACGGAAAAAGAACTCTTTCCGTCGAAAGGCGCTGCCCTCGCGGACAACACAGCAGCCTATCTGCAGGCTGCGAGACTTGTGTCTCGGACGCGCGGGAGGGCTCCCGCCCAAGTCACTTGTTCCCCGCTGTTCAAGTGCAGCTGCCGAACCCCGCCGCGTCGGATCCTAGTCCGGCTGGTTCGCCTTCAGAGACCTCTCCGTCTGAGTCGATGGAGTTCGAGAGCGACTGCGCGGGAGTTCGTGGTCCGCCGCCTCCCCGGACCTCGACGCAGGCGTTTGCAGCGCAGTCAGCCGCCCGTCCTTCTCCTGAAGTGTCCGGGTTTGAGGCGAAGCCGTGCCAGAAGCGACCCCGTGAGCACAGGCTTCCAGAGTGGCGGCACTGGTGTGCAGAGTATCTCTCAGGTATCCTGGATAACTTGCCTGGGTACTGCCTCTTTTTGCCGCCGGTAAAGATTTTCCCGAATGGAGCGGCGCACGGTTGCGGGGGAGTGGACGGCGCGCCTCGTTCTGAGAATGGTTTCCGCTTAGGATCTCATGCGGGCGTCAGGGTAGGGAGTCGAAGACAAGAAGATGATAGCTTGGCAGATAGATATCCTAGCTcggcggagagacgaacagcAGAACGCACGAACGCCGGCAGCCAGTGCTGTTGCGTTTTCACGGAGGGAGGGCTCCGAGAAGACCGAggagtggaggagagaaaatgtGTCTTCACTCTCCACCGCAGAACCAGCAGAggggaaagacagagagaggggacgCGCCACTTGGCCGAAAAAAAGGCACACAGACGGGGTTTGGAAACATGGCCCGACAACACAGATGACAATGGCCAGCTCAGGCCGGGGCAACCACGCGAACCGTGTTATGCCTCCATTTCTGAGGTTGGAGACCGTGAGCCAGACAGCGTAGCACTTCTTGCTGCTCTCTGCTTAGATGCGGTGTTGCGGCAGAGATTTCGAGGCATAGCCCTAGAGTGCATTTTCACGACTACACAGCCTCCAGCCTCCACTTCGGATGCTTCTGAGTCACGTGTCTCAAACATTTCGTCTGTAGACATATCAGAAGAGTGCTGGCCACCAGTGGAAATGCTTGTCGAGCATTTGCCTGATTCTCTGCGGCCTCCCCTAGAGATTCTTCGCCTATTCGTAGATGCCActgcgacagaagacgcTATATTAGCGAACCCAGGATGTTTCTGCATCGGCGATCCACTTCGCGAGGTTTTCTCGTCGCCGCCTCGGGGGAACGAACATCGGGTTTCCAGAGACATCTGTGGCTGTCAGCCTGAGAAAGCGGACGGATCAGCTGAAACTGTGTCAGCGAAGCAGTCCCAGACGAATGCAGCGGGGGACAAGCATGACCACGCCAAAACGGTGGCGCGGAACCACTGCGATGCCAGACAGACGTGTGACTCCGacggaaagagaggcgaaacaggaggacacgaggaggagagcgcgTCTGGCAAGGCGCTGCATGaaaaagggaaggaagagcgaagtCAACTGAtaaaaacgcatgcgtttcacACACAGAGTGGATTTGAGCAGGCAACAAAGCAATGTGAGCCGTCTTCAGGGACGGCCCTTTTCGAGGTTTCTCACAAAGGCGGTGTCACTCCCCTTCTGTCTGATACAGCCAAGTATCGAGACTCTTTGTTGGCGCAAGCAGGCTGTGTTGCTTCGGACGGGTCCAAGTTATTTCACCGTGCTGACGAAGGTGGAAAAGTGCCCGGAAGTCTCGTGTCACTTTTGTCTGCGCTGCAGCGGGTGTATAGGGGCATGGACCGCATCGAAGTGCGTGTGTTACGTGGCGACCCTGGGACGAAAATAGCTGGGAAAGAAGCAACAAAGGAAGCGACTGAGGAAAGCGATTGTTTGTCCTGCCTTTTGTCGAACAGCGCGCGGCTGCGGGCTCTCCACGAGGTGCTGATGTCATTCGACTTCTTccctgtgtgtgtgtggcaGGGTCATTATGTCTTTGAAACCTTCGTTGCTTATGAAAGAGCTGTGTAG
- a CDS encoding hypothetical protein (encoded by transcript TGME49_228370) codes for MERASVWLDDINGKGPPYEKPSRRFDFLKIFQFMHGVNIPYNPEGIQLQGLDALLPLYERSAEFLLDMAWDGLKATTPTTEKLEDPFCSVPPPVSSFSLASYSEGTVNAANGNFLEVSHPDEYRRNTGVSARSSQVSTDAESPVGTVLSLNFYLRMVIHLVADIHQPLHSLLAFSPAFPHGDRFGTKISMVLPNGEDTNLHAFWDGAGSVYTKRRGEFTDEEIAEEARRIKLEFPKDSLESHLKPELLAPNFRNMAEESHRLGAALAYREFNFRTFRPADLPYVPTHTYLADVRLACRRQIAIAGYRLGYALEELSAYLPVPEFLQNHVHAA; via the exons ATGGAGCGCGCCTCCGTTTGGCTGGACGATATCAACGGGAAGGGGCCTCCGTACGAGAAGCCAAGCCGTCGTTTTGATTTCCTTAAG ATCTTCCAGTTCATGCACGGTGTAAACATCCCGTACAACCCGGAAGGTATCCAACTGCAGGGCCTTGACGCGCTTCTACCGCTCTATGAACGAA GCGCCGAGTTTCTTCTGGACATGGCCTGGGACGGCTTGAAAGCCACGACCCCGACAAcagagaagctggaagaTCCGTTTTGCAGTGTTCCGCCGCCCgtttcgtcgttttcgctGGCGTCTTACTCAGAGGGAACGGTGAACGCCGCTAATGGGAATTTTTTGGAGGTTTCACATCCTGACGAATACCGAAGAAACACGGGTGTCTCAGCGCGCTCCAGTCAGGTTAGCACAGACGCGGAGAGCCCAGTGGGCACTGTTCTCTCGTTAAACTTTTATTTGAGGATGGTCATTCACCTGGTCGCGGACATCCATCAGCCTCTCCACAGTCTACTGGCATTCTCCCCCGCTTTTCCGCACGGCGACCGGTTTGGAACGAAG ATCTCCATGGTTCTGCCTAATGGCGAGGATACGAACCTCCATGCATTTTGGGATGGAGCAGGAAGCGTCTATACGAAGCGCCGGGGAGAGTTTACTGACGAGGAGATTGCTGAAGAA GCGCGACGCATCAAACTGGAATTTCCCAAGGACAGCCTGGAGAGTCACTTGAAACCTGAGCTTCTTGCACCCAACTTTCGCAATATGGCGGAGGAGAGCCATCGTCTCGGAGCGGCTCTCGCGTACAGAG AATTCAATTTCCGCACCTTCAGACCAGCTGATCTGCCGTACGTACCCACCCACACCTACCTGGCGGACGTGCGACTTGCCTGTCGACGCCAAATCGCGATTGCCGGTTACCGTTTAGGCTACGCGCTCGAGGAGTTATCCGCGTACCTTCCTGTACCCGAATTCCTTCAAAACCACGTGCATGCGGCTTAA
- a CDS encoding peptidyl-prolyl isomerase FKBP12, putative (encoded by transcript TGME49_228360~Predicted trans-membrane domain (TMHMM2.0):115-138) encodes MQTRSASRAAAAAAAGVCGEEASETESPRKGTRTVRRSKSTRQDGGTARQHTNSREEANSGDADWYSENVQSTAVNSNARPTTRKRGGKNHPLSATAEAVVDEEGTAKKTKSKRGACSSVCIFFLSLTFLLCLVVPLLSSFAPETLSAFPAVSKAVDKLPANISSLFLHLSGKATSSPAAVDSEDANQVEEFAGSSERKPATPDQPRSAGAQKHNASPKADASSRSAIHTSHSNIPKQHSSNSKKMAPLASLQHQVIKPGSGSPLQRGQSATVHATGSVLKPDGTTQKFWSTKDPGQQPFTWQAGIGQVIAGGDQGVLGMTVGETRRISIPANMGYGASGFPAWGIPPNADLQFEIELLRMQ; translated from the exons ATGCAGAcgcgctctgcttctcgtgcGGCGGCGGCCGCTGCTGCGGGCGTgtgcggagaagaagcgagtgaGACAGAAAGTCCCCGGAAAGGAACAAGAACTGTCCGCCGCAGTAAATCGACCAGACAGGACGGAGGGACGGCTCGTCAACACACGAActctcgagaagaagcaaattCTGGCGACGCAGACTGGTATTCGGAAAATGTCCAGAGCACTGCGGTGAACAGCAACGCCAGGCCGACTACTCGCAAGAGGGGGGGGAAAAACCACCCTCTTTCGGCGACTGCTGAAGCGGTGGTGGACGAAGAGggaacagcgaagaagaccaaGAGCAAGAGGGGAGCTTGCTCCTCTGTTTGcatctttttcctttctctcacTTTCCTCCTGTGTTTGGTCgtcccccttctctcctccttcgccccGGAAACCTTGTCAGCCTTCCCTGCTGTCTCAAAAGCTGTCGACAAGTTGCCTGCGAATATTTCGTCGCTTTTCTTGCACCTTTCTGGAAAGGCAACCTCTTCGCCTGCGGCCGTTGACTCGGAAGACGCGAATCAGGTAGAGGAATTCGCAGGTTCCAGCGAACGAAAGCCTGCTACTCCGGACCAGCCTCGTTCGGCGGGAGCACAGAAACACAACGCCTCTCCTAAAGCGGACGCGTCATCCCGCTCGGCAATCCACACATCACACAGCAACATTCCAAAACAACACTCCTCAAACAGCAAGAAAATGGCGCCCcttgcgtctctccagcACCAAGTTATCAAACCCGGTTCGGGTTCTCCACTCCAAAGAGGTCAATCGGCCACTGTGCACGCTACGGGGAGCGTGCTCAAGCCGGACGGCACTACTCAGAAATTCTGGTCGACAAAGGACCCTGGCCAGCAG ccGTTTACATGGCAAGCTGGCATCGGCCAGGTCATTGCCGGTGGGGATCAAGGCGTTCTTGGCATGACAGTCGGCGAGACCCGACGTATTTCCATCCCTGCCAACA TGGGATACGGCGCGAGCGGCTTCCCTGCATGGGGTATTCCTCCGAATGCAGACCTCCAGTTCGAGATCGAGttgctgcgcatgcagtaA